In one [Limnothrix rosea] IAM M-220 genomic region, the following are encoded:
- a CDS encoding rhomboid family intramembrane serine protease, whose protein sequence is MSRQNSQSSEAIAKEVRQQVMILGSFLLTFWLLEISDQFVFQKLWRGGLDVFGIIPRNMTGLRGVIFAPFLHGDFQHLMANTLPFGILGWLVMFNRIRDFWTVTAIATVIGGLGVWLVGAANSVHLGASILIFGYLGFLLFRGYFQRDIPSLALAGIVFFFYGGVLWGVLPVTPGVSWEGHLFGFIGGGVAAKLLSNKP, encoded by the coding sequence ATGAGCCGTCAAAATAGCCAAAGTTCTGAGGCGATCGCCAAGGAAGTCCGCCAACAAGTCATGATTTTAGGAAGCTTTCTTCTAACATTTTGGCTACTAGAAATTAGTGACCAATTCGTTTTTCAAAAGCTATGGCGGGGCGGTCTCGATGTATTTGGCATCATTCCCCGCAATATGACCGGACTACGGGGCGTTATCTTTGCCCCATTTCTCCACGGTGATTTCCAGCATCTCATGGCGAATACCTTACCCTTTGGGATTCTCGGCTGGCTTGTGATGTTTAATCGTATTCGAGATTTCTGGACTGTAACGGCGATCGCCACAGTAATTGGTGGTTTGGGCGTATGGCTTGTTGGCGCAGCAAACTCAGTTCACCTCGGCGCTAGTATCCTGATCTTCGGTTATTTAGGCTTTCTCCTATTTCGTGGCTACTTCCAGCGAGATATTCCTTCCCTTGCCCTAGCCGGCATTGTGTTCTTTTTCTATGGCGGCGTTTTGTGGGGTGTTTTACCCGTAACCCCCGGCGTTTCTTGGGAAGGTCATTTATTTGGTTTCATTGGTGGTGGTGTCGCAGCAAAGCTCCTCAGCAACAAACCATAA